One part of the Anopheles coustani chromosome 2, idAnoCousDA_361_x.2, whole genome shotgun sequence genome encodes these proteins:
- the LOC131266004 gene encoding thyroid adenoma-associated protein homolog: MNGLSLRISNVRANENIKKNSEIRMDLFQVPSTFLNADNAYLNQLNKSASIEEQVKVLKEYSSFVVGLEDSFKSNVQTLANLFMEAPLKHAVRNTIARTLSNLTASREIVATSIATSIKARILQDSIGSTDPAQRNATICSIGSCFENFKPGCEAVRLSLQQLFQFLNKSVMVYLERMNEHVSPSDKSELCLFIHSAIRIVISCFQQFPDQLKASYEGEKNVEKLVLICWDLLENPEIPMDTKTNCGILIAMNANLEQRFLRLAQRVFAEDSSAKQMCLVNGIICSIENEHFTSPDWKGIEVLHQAATVLKEISEENSVEVSIVLGTTRGFYQMTKRLLSLKLEGYKTSERKELIDILAINLRYSLSHLDHYVDSIRHISRDLLKCTIQLGTRLDDTLNGIIYDYIRNGAININTKCVLIGALSSILKAKEVLRAIPDVPEFLLGSLTCNDHANTNLHINNCYESLMMSYPYEDNKQEWFNRWIHPILKEIMNGRENSVTTDEPVDGGVNVVQGASESQSEIAASDGSDGNDIKDTLHDLIRKAIRANPEIAIRMIDSKVGVSFGLILSSLGIARKSGLFDAVQSTESMWKNLLSYADIRQAMISADESTRMSALYLITECHKSTEIFTQQDLECILFFLETNINVQAASLRHKITSCMKSALNRLRSGFLSIIKKSDIDGKSHYYYGFVKRLHEFCVDSQFLGANYSRRVISFQILLQLLQISTYIFHDDEHTSIWNEQQVRMLLTALNDSYESNKHNSLKVLSFCPQQFIERFNNELNYEVTRALMVSPRPNDSLSAAYYLEYLCFVNKTIEVPRLEREPADAIVSEIKAYRCFLWCEEILMHGFRLASNSLLRASRENPMFGALICIRHLLSKLDYKELSREESWKTSITRLIGTCDSIAKIVSVVTKNSSPEGTFLDEFLDDGVDKSEDIEMSEEEDMPSDESTMVDVISATVDDTSKLETTPQMILLCSWRTIKEISLILGDIASRSPITDGTSSSAADDGEGLLTCQQILGIGNQFIELLSETTHRGAFEQAYIGFSKICLRLWGSPHAELHQLPMRWIKELINAITGNGQTSGEPGGGEIRIEKLCITRRSAGIPFIIQALITSELQVSSTKGLQFCMRALLELCRSTNTSSQTRTHSLNILRSLFRSTDLGETVGEFISEGIMGAIDGYEAESWSERNSATLLFSALMVRVFGVHRSRDTENLNIRNKMTGRIFFLRYPLLYDYFVLELEKASKIIIQGSRSKKLHPLLLLLSRLYPSALEGSESNLKLSRFVPLVSICSGCAELQTRYLAAKIISIIVSPDLVFDRICLLLESLNRSNNRNINPNSIHGALLQILYLVKTKNTGLVVAATSSGQLNNWIELYTAISNYLFEVKPNFTIYCTVLDILLEILARCQHIIISEDDQFIDDLSNIVDYLLNLAQHRKYHGDPLVQQKIVLMKTFMYLYSDDDTAGRSTECFLLRIEPHGESRQSMEYVEAMLNMALLVLDVDYIGKHYEDYDITPVEVFYFRNICELKPDRLRWLKTELLRSQVFHSCLHRLINCDDDHTSPAQQPYTIRVKAYLVLSYSTVAVNNALVNGKSGREAIQTIFKTANSQPHQLRGAMFRCLKRLLQNETKGSSEFTMNIDFLPTLAAAHQSHPIRLTAVECLHIVGRRVFDGKSANQYISFSYALLDLLNDDDCTVRSKASLVVTHLYQAIEKTKQKPLVATYAQSVYLRLLTKTMVAHKITVNQVIAVVIIVLVMKEQDRKDESVNIDEITDIKVFDKNEVNIYGEFELLRAYCIAEIQHLIATFEGYDINSNVEKIQKHVDKHLKQPYCIRAMLLSAVATPSKMIGVVLLNKNI, from the exons ATGAACGGACTTTCCTTGCGTATATCAAATGTACGGgcgaatgaaaatattaaaaagaactCTGAAATAAGAATGGATCTTTTCCAAGTGCCTTCTACGTTTCTGAATGCAG ATAATGCTTATTTAAACCAATTGAATAAGTCAGCATCAATCGAGGAGCAAGTTAAAGTTCTTAAAGAG TATTCTTCTTTCGTGGTCGGATTGGAGGATTCGTTTAAGAGTAATGTGCAAACATTAGCGAATTTGTTCATGGAAGCCCCACTTAAGCATGCCGTACGCAATACTATAGCTCGTACTTTAAGCAATTTGACTGCCAGTCGAGAAATCGTAGCAACAAGTATCGCCACCAGCATCAAGGCACGCATTCTACAGGACTCTATCGGATCGACTGACCCGGCGCAACGCAATGCCACGATATGCAGTATTGGTAGCTGCTTTGAAAACTTCAAACCAGGCTGCGAAGCTGTGCGGCTTAGTCTGCAACAGTTGTTTCAATTTCTAAACAAATCAGTCATGGTTTATTTAGAACGCATGAA TGAGCATGTTTCGCCATCGGACAAGAGTGAGCTATGTTTGTTCATACACTCTGCGATAAGGATAGTGATTTCATGCTTTCAGCAGTTCCCTGATCAGCTAAAAGCATCCTATGAGGGTGAGAAAAATGTCGAAAAGTTGGTACTTATTTGTTGGGATCTTCTAGAGAATCCTGAAATACCGATGGACACTAAAACCAACTGCGGGATACTGATAGCGATGAATGCCAACCTTGAACAGCGTTTCCTGCGGTTGGCCCAGCGTGTTTTTGCAGAGGACAGCTCAGCAAAGCAGATGTGTCTGGTGAATGGAATTATATGCTCGATAGAAAACGAACACTTTACCAGCCCCGACTGGAAAGGCATCGAAGTGCTACATCAGGCGGCAACAGTTCTTAAAGAAATTTCCGAAGAAAATTCAGTAGAAGTCAGCATCGTGTTGGGTACTACACGAGGATTTTATCAAATGACGAAACGTCTGCTTAGCCTGAAACTCGAAGGCTATAAAACCTCCGAGCGCAAAGAATTGATTGATATCTTAGCCATAAATCTACGCTATTCGCTATCCCATTTGGATCACTATGTGGATAGTATACGGCATATATCGCGAGATTTGCTTAAATGCACCATTCAACTTGGAACGCGACTGGATGATACGCTCAACGGCATCATTTATGATTATATTCGCAACGGAGCCATAAATATTAATACCAAATGCGTACTAATTGGAGCATTATCTTCGATACTGAAAGCGAAGGAAGTACTACGTGCCATCCCGGACGTGCCAGAGTTTCTGCTGGGGTCGCTGACCTGCAATGATCACGCAAACACGAACTTGCACATTAACAATTGCTACGAATCGCTTATGATGTCCTATCCATACGAAGACAACAAGCAGGAATGGTTTAACCGATGGATTCATCCCATTTTGAAGGAAATTATGAATGGTCGTGAGAATTCGGTTACCACCGACGAACCTGTCGATGGTGGCGTCAATGTAGTTCAGGGCGCTTCGGAAAGTCAATCGGAAATTGCGGCCTCGGATGGCAGTGATGGAAACGACATAAAAGATACCCTACACGACCTGATTAGAAAGGCTATTCGTGCGAACCCGGAAATAGCAATACGCATGATTGACAGTAAAGTTGGTGTAAGTTTCGGATTGATTCTATCGTCCCTGGGAATTGCCCGGAAGAGTGGTCTGTTTGACGCGGTCCAATCTACCGAGAGTATGTGGAAGAATCTGCTTTCCTATGCAGACATCCGGCAGGCTATGATATCGGCCGATGAATCGACGCGCATGTCGGCCTTGTATTTGATAACGGAGTGTCACAAGAGTACGGAAATTTTCACCCAGCAAGATCTAGAGTGCATCCTGTTCTTTCTCGAGACGAACATCAATGTACAGGCGGCTTCTCTTCGACATAAGATTACCTCATGCATGAAGAGTGCATTGAATAGACTTCGGTCAGGTTTTCTTAGCATCATCAAGAAGTCGgacatcgatggaaagagtCATTACTATTACGGTTTTGTAAAGCGTCTTCATGAGTTCTGTGTGGATAGTCAATTTTTAGGAGCAAATTATAGCCGGCGCgtgatttcttttcaaattctaTTGCAGCTGTTACAAATTTCTACCTATATATTTCATGACGACGAACATACCAGCATATGGAATGAACAGCAAGTTCGCATGCTACTGACCGCATTGAACGATAGTTATGAGTCCAACAAGCACAACTCACTCAAAGTGCTGTCCTTCTGTCCACAACAATTTATTGAACGTTTCAATAATGAGCTTAACTATGAAGTTACACGAGCCCTTATGGTGAGCCCACGACCGAACGATTCGCTTTCGGCCGCATACTATCTGGAGTATCTATGCTTCGTTAACAAGACGATCGAGGTGCCCAGGCTAGAGCGAGAACCAGCCGATGCCATCGTTTCGGAAATCAAAGCTTACCGATGCTTCTTATGGTGCGAGGAAATACTTATGCATGGCTTTCGTCTCGCTAGTAATTCATTATTACGCGCATCTCGCGAGAATCCTATGTTTGGGGCTTTGATTTGCATCCGTCATTTGCTTAGTAAGTTGGATTACAAGGAACTGTCCCGAGAAGAGAGCTGGAAGACATCCATCACTCGCCTAATTGGTACATGTGATAGCATAGCAAAGATAGTTTCCGTTGTTACGAAGAACTCATCACCGGAAGGTACATTTTTAGATGAGTTTCTGGATGATGGCGTAGATAAATCCGAAGATATCGAAATGAGCGAGGAAGAAGATATGCCAAGTGATGAATCTACGATGGTTGACGTGATCAGTGCCACAGTAGACGATACGAGCAAACTCGAAACGACACCGCAAATGATATTGCTCTGCTCATGGCGTACgataaaagaaatttcattgaTATTGGGTGACATTGCTTCACGATCACCAATCACAGACGGAACGAGCAGTTCCGCTGCCGACGATGGAGAGGGTCTCCTAACTTGCCAGCAGATTTTGGGCATTGGAAACCAGTTTATCGAGTTACTCTCCGAAACGACACATAGAGGAGCGTTTGAGCAAGCTTATATAGGATTTTCCAAGATTTGCCTTCGCCTCTGGGGCTCACCCCACGCCGAACTACACCAGCTGCCGATGCGTTGGATCAAGGAGCTCATAAACGCCATCACTGGCAACGGTCAAACGTCTGGGGaacctggtggtggtgaaattAGAATCGAAAAGTTGTGCATTACAAGGCGTAGTGCCGGAATACCGTTCATTATTCAAGCGCTTATAACCTCCGAGCTCCAGGTCAGTTCCACCAAGGGACTTCAGTTTTGCATGAGAGCACTTCTCGAGCTCTGTCGTTCCACCAATACTAGCAGCCAAACTAGGACTCATTCGCTTAACATACTACGTTCCTTGTTTCGATCAACCGATCTGGGCGAAACGGTTGGTGAATTTATCTCCGAAGGCATTATGGGAGCTATCGACGGTTATGAGGCAGAGTCTTGGTCG GAAAGAAATTCGGCTACACTATTGTTCTCTGCGCTAATGGTACGCGTATTTGGAGTGCATCGTTCCAGAGATACTGAAAATCTTAACATTCGTAATAAAATGACGGGAAGAATATTCTTTTTGAG ATATCCTCTTCTTTACGATTATTTTGTACTGGAACTAGAGAAAGCCAGTAAAATCATCATACAAGGAAGCCGAAGTAAAAAACTACATCCACTCCTGTTGTTGCTCAGCCGATTGTATCCATCAGCGCTAGAAGGCAGTGAATCAAATTTAAAG CTGTCGCGGTTCGTACCTCTAGTTTCCATTTGTTCCGGGTGCGCCGAACTACAGACACGGTATCTTGCAGCCAAAATCATCTCTATCATCGTATCCCCGGATCTGGTATTTGATAGAATTTGCCTGCTGCTGGAAAGCTTAAACCGGTCTAACAATCGCAACATCAACCCTAACTCAATACACGGGGCACTGCTGCAGATACTTTACCTCGTCAAAACTAAAAATACTGGCCTGGTGGTGGCAGCCACATCTAGCGGGCAGTTGAACAACTGGATAGAACTATACACGGCGATTTCAAATTACCTATTCGAAGTGAAGCCCAACTTTACGATTTACTGCACTGTTTTGGATATTTTACTAGAAATCCTGGCACG TTGCCAGCACATCATAATTAGTGAGGACGACCAATTCATCGATGATCTGAGCAATATTGTAGACTATCTATTGAATCTTGCCCAGCATCGGAAGTATCACGGTGATCCGTTAGTGCAGCAGAAGATAGTTCTGATGAAAACGTTTATGTATTTGTACAGTGATGATGACACCGCCGGCAGAAGTACAGAGTGTTTTCTGTTGCGCATTGAACCACATGGCGAGAGCCGACAATCTATGGAGTACGTAGAAGCCATGCTAAATATGGCACTGTTAGTGCTGGATGTTGATTACATTGGAAAGCACTACGAAGACTACGATATCACCCCTGTGGAGGTGTTCTACTTTCGCAATATTTGCGAGCTTAAGCCTGACCGGTTACGTTGGCTGAAAACAGAGTTGCTTCGTTCGCAGGTGTTTCATAGTTGCTTACATCGTCTGATAAATTGTGATGACGATCATACATCGCCAGCACAACAACCATACACGATTCGAGTTAAAGCGTATCTGGTACTTAGTTACAGTACCGTAGCTGTGAATAACGCGCTGGTGAACGGAAAGAGTGGCCGGGAAGCAATACAGACAATCTTCAAAACAGCCAACAGCCAACCACACCAGCTGCGCGGTGCCATGTTTCGGTGTCTAAAGCGTCTTTTacagaacgaaacgaaaggttCTAGCGAGTTTACGATGAATATTGACTTTTTACCAACCCTTGCGGCTGCCCACCAATCACACCCCATCAG GTTGACAGCTGTTGAATGTTTGCATATTGTTGGACGGCGCGTCTTCGATGGAAAATCTGCCAACCAATACATAAGTTTTAGTTATGCTCTATTGGATTTGCTCAATGATGATGACTGCACAGTTCGCTCAAAAGCATCACTGGTTGTGACTCATTTGTATCAAGCGATCGAAAAAACTAAACAGA AACCACTTGTAGCAACATATGCACAAAGCGTATATTTACGATTACTTACCAAAACGATGGTTGCACACAAGATAACTGTAAACCAAGTGATAGCTGTCGTCATTATTGTGCTGGTTATGAAGGAGCAAGATAGAAAGGATGAATCTGTAAATATTGACGAAATAACGGAC ATCAAAGTATTTGACAAAAATGAAGTTAACATATACGGTGAGTTCGAGTTGCTTCGCGCGTACTGCATAGCAGAGATTCAACATTTGATTGCAACTTTCGAAGGATATGACATCAACAGTAACGTGGAAAAAATACAGAAACACGTAGACAAACATCTAAAACAGCCGTACTGTATTCGCGCGATGCTTTTATCCGCGGTTGCAACACCATCGAAGATGATAGGTGTTGTTctgttaaataaaaacatataa
- the LOC131266006 gene encoding nucleolar protein dao-5 gives MNVAASSSPSSRKQKRLGPAPIASMEDTTAEEKEKMEHQTNHSLHRWSQEKSSIDSNRGSPTKTSDGPTALTPATPRIDISRASSHSSHHDSRDSSPENVFDQVGTGTLQDAGVLGFREEDTLDLRNSTEELQFMEPEKGNREKEKPNTQIMYGSSPSQRYSPIIWKLDDQQQQHQQQQVQQQQHHQQQLHNRKDSASSEVVAFLSISGRTSRLSSVGSQGSANSKLSATSAMSGISRSPSPHKMLLETSFCGVKPLLSYPEGSIVGGSLEPSTEKMLEQVILSRKKDPTEAVLAEGVQLQPSVAGGCRVLSPNIPRQPPPGGGGNKEGLIQQEDPNNGGGHMRRKSDCGTGTATNLDIQQLKVSQTSRSVGNKRNIPPRDLKNSIVGVMPSGTEYIRIKLKPDHCYTDNGIADNERIVELSKENGGQELLGANDPQRTRTSSITRSGSPANVSFSRMNSFFSLFRSRIDCGIHFDKPTNLQQHQQQHQSRKKRTSTTSNDSGAGGQQIDHHSISANSTPSKQKLVLKMFKSKRDPKSKSPSPMGSAADGIGGGGGGDQYTTSNIGAARSPGTTGLRYYDAPLDGQSIHIPLHTPPEERRLGSFRSAIGVSSSTHPDSESGSAPTAPMSVSASATPTGQSSHQQKYIKNSNSSAPKQQRIANMTVTIHDRPKPMPPLKCYRIDNPDGSIIIPLKSPVEDKEANSHNWENVIGELSQRIEKQVSEDRDEEVGMVMVGKSQTSKSAPNNRRPVSLLYNEIESSSGCPDEHPGAPRPSAPPPPPPPPPPPTATASKRTGKKATTTTTAELHQVSPGSSILRQKQQSVFQTRVGSGSNDEQIFSTPLKDYTKDQHRKSSSSESSQHQKLAGGCGGDVAKRKPFAGNCSDHPSDLVTADSVTTSSSSPQQVMMAQGAMLIKELHEHQKQYQQRQQQQQQKQQQQQQQQQQQQQQQQQQHSDTATTGTAAAALGSRSSSPAECASSDVKHHHHQYQQHQHHYQNHRPKHHKHHHEHKSSSIDRPSSVTPVEDDCGLSSESEKDSEVDSASTTTTAAAAAATRAAADRHAMRPNMLAIEDHESAGLVFQESFDDELPYIPTTLPEEKPMGVKLVPVKERSQIDMKTYPLERPRSTTPIHPGALEKYCDRSANQQSAVTRGGYTSRGSVGERTSSSQLPDRTTPGAGGEKLRISLPSKKPALEHSTGSGTGVRMFEHRSSLGAITMTTTTASGSSSASGGANSNTGTSSRMGRQYRSTSTTTTSTLITTASKNRAIGQDDTPTPPPLPPRKASTSSVLATPPGHKWIDVEAIPEMRKAPKRITAIPQKQPQPQSHHMRLDSTSEMSAASLDRQDTGPDGQPYNYVNPEDCQCECHEHERTAASTSTTLSGLERDDMGTLSAELADDCRPLLRSSSSSSTAAAPSSTPVSGNDRQTDHHPIGRIDPDSVGFASVNDL, from the exons ATGAACGTAGCGGCATCATCTTCTCCATCGTCACGCAAGCAAAAACGCCTTGGCCCCGCACCTATCGCTTCAATGGAAGACACTACAGctgaagagaaagaaaag ATGGAGCATCAAACCAATCACAGCTTACACCGCTGGTCGCAGGAAAAGTCGTCCATTGACTCGAACCGTGGCTCGCCAACAAAAACCTCCGATGGACCCACAGCACTGACGCCGGCAACGCCACGTATCGATATCAGCCGAGCCTCCTCGCACTCGTCCCATCACGACAGCCGGGATAGCAGCCCCGAAAATGTGTTTGACCAG GTCGGCACGGGAACACTACAGGATGCCGGAGTCTTAGGCTTTCGGGAGGAGGACACTCTGGATCTGCGGAATTCAACTGAGGAGCTTCAATTCATGGAGCCTGAAAAAGGCaaccgagagaaagagaaaccgAATACACAG ATCATGTACGGGTCATCACCCTCGCAACGGTACTCTCCGATCATCTGGAAGCTAGATGATCAA cagcagcagcatcagcagcagcaagtacagcaacagcagcaccaccagcaacaactGCACAATCGCAAAGATTCGGCGAGTTCCGAGGTAGTAGCGTTCCTATCGATCTCTGGCCGAACGAGCCGGCTCTCCAGTGTCGGTAGTCAGGGATCAGCCAATAGCAAACTATCGGCCACATCAGCCATGTCAGGAATTTCTCGCTCACCCTCGCCCCACAAGATGCTACTCGAGACTTCCTTCTGCGGAGTGAAGCCACTGCTCTCCTACCCCGAAGGCAGCATCGTTGGTGGTAGCCTGGAGCCTTCAACCGAGAAGATGCTCGAGCAAGTGATACTATCCCGCAAGAAGGACCCCACGGAGGCGGTCCTAGCAGAAGGGGTGCAATTGCAGCCATCAGTGGCAGGCGGCTGCCGTGTACTATCGCCGAACATTCCTCGGCAGCCACCTCCTGGAGGCGGGGGAAACAAAGAGGGACTCATCCAACAAGAAGATCCCAACAACGGTGGTGGCCATATGCGGCGTAAGTCTGACTGTGGGACCGGCACGGCCACTAACCTCGATATACAGCAGCTTAAAGTAAGTCAAACTAGCCGCAGCGTCGGCAACAAACGTAACATTCCGCCGCGGGATTTGAAGAACTCGATCGTTGGTGTGATGCCGAGTGGCACTGAGTACATCCGGATCAAGCTCAAACCGGACCACTGCTACACGGACAACGGCATTGCAGACAACGAGCGCATCGTGGAACTTTCGAAGGAGAACGGTGGCCAGGAGCTCCTCGGGGCCAACGACCCCCAGCGCACACGTACCTCGAGCATCACACGCTCTGGATCGCCCGCAAATGTAAGTTTTTCGCGAATGAATTCATTCTTTTCGCTTTTTAGATCTAGAATTGACTGTGGAATACACTTTGACAAACCCACTAACcttcagcagcaccagcagcagcatcagtcGCGGAAGAAGCGGACCTCGACCACTTCAAACGATTCGGGTGCGGGCGGGCAGCAGATTGACCATCACAGCATTTCAGCCAACTCGACACCCTCGAAGCAGAAGCTCGTGCTGAAGATGTTCAAATCGAAACGGGACCCAAAATCGAAGTCACCTTCCCCAATGGGTTCGGCTGCGGATGgtattggtggtggtggtggtggggatcAATACACAACAAGCAATATAGGGGCGGCACGATCACCTGGCACCACCGGGCTACGGTACTACGATGCACCGCTCGATGGGCAAAGCATACACATTCCCTTGCACACGCCCCCGGAAGAACGGAGGTTGGGTTCTTTCCGGAGTGCAATAGGAGTTTCCTCATCGACCCACCCAGACTCGGAATCTGGTTCAGCACCGACAGCACCAATGTCAGTATCTGCTTCGGCCACCCCAACCGGACAAAGTAGCCATCAGCAAAAGTACATCaagaacagcaacagcagcgctCCTAAACAACAACGCATTGCCAATATGACGGTCACGATACACGACCGTCCGAAACCGATGCCACCGCTCAAATGCTATCGGATTGACAATCCCGACGGCAGCATCATTATACCACTGAAATCGCCAGTGGAAGACAAGGAAGCCAACAGTCACAACTGGGAGAACGTGATAGGCGAGCTGTCGCAGCGCATCGAAAAGCAGGTCAGTGAGGACCGCGACGAGGAGGTCGGGATGGTAATGGTCGGGAAGTCCCAGACCTCCAAGAGTGCCCCCAACAACCGAAGGCCAGTATCTCTGCTGTACAATGAAATCGAATCTTCTTCCGGTTGCCCCGATGAGCATCCGGGAGCTCCGAGGCCATCTGCGCCGCCTCCACCtccgcctccaccaccacctccaaccGCGACAGCCAGCAAGCGTACTGGGAAAAAGGCTACTACTACCACGACGGCGGAACTGCACCAAGTATCTCCGGGAAGCAGTATCTTGCGGCAAAAGCAGCAGAGCGTGTTTCAAACGCGCGTCGGGTCCGGTAGTAATGATGAACAAATATTCAGCACCCCGTTGAAAGATTACACCAAAGATCAGCACCGGAAAAGCTCGAGTTCCGAGAGTTCCCAGCACCAAAAGCTGgctggtggttgtggtggtgacGTGGCAAAGAGGAAACCATTTGCTGGTAATTGTAGTGACCATCCAAGCGACCTAGTGACCGCTGATAGTgtaacaacatcatcatcttcaccTCAACAGGTCATGATGGCGCAAGGAGCGATGTTGATCAAGGAGCTTCATGAGCACCAAAAGCAGTATCAGCAacgacaacaacagcaacagcaaaaacaacaacagcaacagcaacagcagcagcagcagcaacagcagcagcagcaacagcatagcGACACCGCTACCACCGgcactgctgctgccgctctAGGCTCACGTAGTAGTAGTCCGGCCGAATGTGCCAGTAGTGACGTTaaacatcaccaccaccagtaccaacagcatcagcaccaTTACCAAAACCATCGCCCGAAGCATCACAAGCATCATCATGAGCATAAATCATCGTCGATCGATCGACCCTCGTCCGTTACGCCCGTCGAGGACGACTGCGGCTTGTCGTCGGAGAGCGAAAAGGACTCGGAAGTGGATTCCGcctcaacgacgacgacggcggcggcggcagcagcaacaagagCTGCCGCAGATCGACACGCGATGCGGCCAAACATGCTGGCTATCGAGGACCACGAGAGTGCTGGACTCGTGTTTCAGGAGTCGTTCGATGACGAGCTACCCTACATACCGACTACGTTGCCGGAGGAAAAACCGATGGGCGTGAAGCTCGTCCCAGTGAAGGAGCGCTCACAAATCGACATGAAAACTTATCCGCTGGAACGACCCCGTTCAACGACGCCGATCCATCCGGGTGCGCTCGAGAAATACTGCGATCGGTCAGCCAATCAACAATCAGCGGTTACCCGTGGCGGTTACACCTCGCGAGGTAGTGTCGGTGAGCGGACTTCTTCTTCACAGCTTCCCGATCGGACCACACCGGGTGCTGGTGGGGAAAAGCTCCGCATTAGCCTACCGTCCAAGAAGCCGGCTCTGGAACACAGCACTGGCTCTGGAACAGGGGTACGAATGTTCGAGCACCGCTCTTCGCTTGGGGCAATCACGATGACTACGACGACAGCGAGTGGAAGTAGTTCTGCGTCCGGCGGTGCCAATTCTAACACCGGTACAAGTTCACGCATGGGCAGACAGTACCGCTCGACATCCACGACTACGACCTCGACTTTGATTACGACCGCTTCCAAAAACCGCGCAATAGGACAGGATGATACACCTACACCGCCACCACTGCCACCGCGAAAAGCGTCCACATCTTCGGTGTTGGCCACTCCGCCCGGACATAAGTGGATCGATGTCGAGGCCATACCCGAGATGCGAAAAGCACCGAAACGTATTACAGCAATCCCGCAGAAGCAACCGCAGCCGCAGTCGCACCATATGCGCCTCGATTCCACCTCTGAAATGTCGGCCGCATCCCTCGATCGGCAGGATACGGGGCCTGACGGGCAGCCGTACAACTACGTCAATCCGGAAGATTGCCAGTGCGAATGCCACGAGCATGAGCGCACCGCTGCTAGCACGAGCACTACCCTCAGCGGTTTGGAGCGCGACGATATGGGGACCTTATCCGCCGAACTGGCCGATGACTGTCGACCACTGCTCCGatcatcgtcctcgtcgtctaCAGCGGCGGCACCCTCCAGCACGCCAGTATCCGGGAACGATCGCCAAACCGATCACCATCCGATCGGCAGGATAGATCCAGATAGCGTTGG aTTTGCATCCGTTAACGACCTATAA